The following coding sequences lie in one Hyalangium gracile genomic window:
- a CDS encoding S9 family peptidase, translating into MRTFPYPFALVAALLAACATAPQPQPEVAPPAPASSQDSKLEGAPPSPPTAVSTVEKPDVPAGADAARDAELVRKVTPFVDAFLNTEAALTRDGTQVIFNSNRDGLPQLYIADAARTDSPAKRLVAWPERMTFSQTTPDGKAVLFRSDKGADENWSIWKVGLDGSAPVELTPGETLNRDLPIIPDLAPDTVYFSGRRKEEASSAVYAVPASGGPARVVHRDDKPGFLTDVSRDGKQALFLRYLSGSENFLRHLELATGQTRPLYPLAPGKVTIFAAQFSPDGKTVYVATDAGGEQSLLLALDASSGKELARYVEKSPAANRINNLMVAKTGEAIAFTLDAGNRNEIRLLDARTLKPRATVAMPLGQGEAFEFSEDGRRLTAVWSTPSSPTDAWVIDTKTGKVAALRTEARPSLKELPAIEASITELRAHDGLALPINVYLPKNRTGKLPVIVSYHGGPAGSSRIRWAAPIGFFLSQGYAWVEPNVRGSGGFGRAFEEADNGRGRLEAFKDIEATGRWAASQPWADANRVIIYGGSYGGYTVLIGLTRMPDLWRAGVNLFGVANMKTFMATTSGFIREIFLLEMGDPDKDAAFLDSISPLKDADKIVDPLFVYAGANDPRVPRSESDQVVRALRERRIPVEYMVADNEGHSIMRRENLIELLARAARFMEQHAGPMKPSQPR; encoded by the coding sequence ATGCGCACCTTCCCTTACCCGTTCGCTCTCGTCGCCGCGCTGCTCGCCGCCTGCGCGACAGCGCCTCAGCCTCAGCCCGAGGTGGCTCCACCGGCCCCCGCCTCCTCCCAGGACTCGAAGCTCGAGGGAGCCCCCCCCTCCCCGCCCACGGCCGTGAGCACCGTGGAGAAGCCGGACGTGCCCGCCGGAGCTGACGCGGCGCGTGATGCCGAGCTCGTACGGAAGGTGACACCGTTCGTGGACGCCTTCCTCAACACCGAGGCGGCCCTGACTCGCGACGGCACGCAGGTGATCTTCAACTCCAACCGGGACGGGCTGCCGCAGCTCTACATCGCCGACGCCGCTCGCACCGACTCGCCAGCGAAGCGGCTGGTGGCGTGGCCCGAGCGGATGACGTTCTCGCAGACCACGCCCGACGGGAAGGCGGTGCTCTTCCGGTCCGACAAGGGCGCGGACGAGAACTGGTCGATCTGGAAGGTGGGCCTGGACGGGTCGGCGCCCGTGGAGCTCACACCGGGAGAGACGCTGAACCGAGACCTCCCGATCATCCCGGACCTGGCGCCAGACACCGTCTACTTCAGCGGCCGCCGCAAGGAAGAGGCGTCCTCGGCCGTGTACGCCGTGCCCGCCAGTGGCGGCCCGGCCCGGGTGGTCCACCGCGACGACAAGCCGGGCTTCCTCACGGACGTGAGCCGCGACGGCAAGCAGGCGCTGTTCCTGCGCTACCTGTCGGGCTCGGAGAACTTCCTGCGGCACCTCGAGCTGGCGACGGGGCAGACCCGGCCGCTGTACCCCCTGGCGCCGGGCAAGGTGACCATCTTCGCGGCGCAGTTCTCCCCCGACGGGAAGACGGTGTACGTGGCGACCGATGCGGGCGGCGAGCAGTCGCTGCTGCTGGCGCTCGACGCGAGCAGCGGCAAGGAGCTGGCGCGCTACGTGGAGAAGAGCCCCGCCGCGAACCGCATCAACAACCTGATGGTCGCGAAGACGGGCGAGGCGATCGCGTTCACCCTCGATGCCGGCAACCGCAACGAGATCCGGCTGCTCGACGCGCGCACCCTGAAGCCGCGCGCCACGGTCGCCATGCCGCTGGGCCAGGGCGAGGCGTTCGAGTTCTCCGAGGACGGCCGCCGGCTCACCGCCGTCTGGTCGACGCCCTCCTCTCCCACCGACGCCTGGGTCATCGACACGAAGACGGGCAAGGTCGCCGCGCTGCGCACCGAGGCACGCCCCTCGCTGAAGGAGCTGCCCGCCATCGAGGCGAGCATCACCGAGCTCCGCGCGCATGACGGGCTGGCGCTTCCCATCAACGTGTACCTGCCGAAGAACCGCACGGGGAAGCTGCCGGTGATCGTCAGCTACCACGGTGGGCCGGCGGGCAGCTCGCGCATCCGGTGGGCCGCGCCCATCGGCTTCTTCCTGTCCCAGGGCTACGCGTGGGTGGAGCCGAACGTGCGAGGCTCGGGCGGGTTCGGCCGCGCGTTCGAGGAGGCGGACAACGGGCGCGGGCGCCTGGAGGCCTTCAAGGACATCGAGGCCACGGGCCGCTGGGCCGCCTCGCAGCCCTGGGCGGACGCCAACCGCGTCATCATCTATGGCGGCAGCTACGGCGGCTACACCGTGCTGATCGGCCTCACCCGGATGCCGGACCTGTGGCGCGCGGGCGTGAACCTCTTCGGCGTGGCGAACATGAAGACCTTCATGGCCACCACCAGCGGGTTCATCCGGGAGATCTTCCTCCTGGAGATGGGCGATCCGGACAAGGACGCGGCCTTCCTGGACTCGATCTCGCCCCTGAAGGACGCGGACAAGATCGTCGACCCGCTCTTCGTCTACGCGGGCGCCAATGACCCGCGCGTGCCCCGGAGCGAGTCGGATCAGGTCGTCCGCGCGCTGCGCGAGCGCCGGATCCCCGTCGAGTACATGGTCGCTGACAACGAGGGGCACTCGATCATGCGCAGGGAGAACCTGATCGAGCTCCTGGCGCGGGCGGCCCGGTTCATGGAGCAGCACGCGGGCCCGATGAAGCCCTCTCAACCGCGGTAG
- a CDS encoding peptide MFS transporter gives MSSAAPSEWKGPPSNRTFMGHPVGLFVLFFTEMWERFSYYGMRGLLKLYMVNYLFISVRQTLQGKAYDGVGNPDEVWGWGFIKSLLPTVDEATLQQCSAEKVKALLAENSGMVAEVAQGIAAQRCSVEPNASLLYGLYTGFVYLTPVIGGLIADKYLGQKKSVYVGAIVMALGQFVLFGAENLFFIGLLLLIIGNGFFKPNISTQVGNLYPPGDPRRDGAFTIFYMGINLGAFICNFVCGTLAAVVGWRYGFLAAGIGMCIGLVVQLIGRNTLAPDTLQERKDSTVVEKQPLTSNEWKRVWALVILCMLNIVFWAVYEQQGNTMQTWADEKTNWPQWASSTWFQSANPLFIFTFAPLLDIFWRWQNKRGSEPSSVAKMAIGCFVLGISFVVMVAGARIVGDDKGSLFWPIFCTLLLTIGELYLSPIGLSLVTKVSPVRIVSLMMGMWFLSSFFGNLLSGVIGRFYTTMSKDAFFFLLMVLGISAGVAIWLFNKPLKKAMEPEAPPAGTPAVSGTSS, from the coding sequence ATGTCATCTGCTGCACCCTCCGAATGGAAGGGACCCCCGTCGAACCGCACGTTCATGGGGCACCCGGTAGGTCTCTTCGTTCTGTTCTTCACCGAGATGTGGGAGCGCTTCTCGTATTACGGGATGCGCGGGCTGCTGAAGCTCTACATGGTGAACTACCTGTTCATCTCCGTGCGCCAGACGCTGCAGGGCAAGGCGTACGACGGCGTGGGCAACCCGGACGAGGTATGGGGCTGGGGCTTCATCAAGTCGCTCCTGCCGACGGTGGATGAGGCGACGCTCCAGCAGTGCTCCGCGGAGAAGGTGAAGGCGCTGCTGGCCGAGAACTCGGGCATGGTGGCGGAGGTCGCGCAGGGCATCGCCGCTCAGCGGTGCTCCGTGGAGCCCAACGCCTCGCTGCTCTACGGCCTGTATACGGGCTTCGTGTACCTCACCCCGGTGATCGGCGGCCTCATCGCCGACAAGTACCTGGGCCAGAAGAAGTCGGTCTACGTCGGCGCCATCGTCATGGCGCTCGGGCAGTTCGTGCTCTTCGGCGCAGAGAACCTGTTCTTCATCGGGCTGCTGCTGCTCATCATCGGCAACGGCTTCTTCAAGCCGAACATCTCCACGCAGGTGGGCAACCTCTACCCGCCGGGGGATCCGCGCCGCGACGGCGCCTTCACCATCTTCTACATGGGCATCAACCTGGGCGCGTTCATCTGCAACTTCGTCTGCGGAACGCTGGCCGCCGTGGTCGGGTGGCGCTACGGCTTCCTCGCCGCGGGCATCGGCATGTGCATCGGTCTGGTGGTGCAGCTCATCGGGCGCAACACGCTGGCCCCGGACACGCTGCAGGAGCGCAAGGACAGCACCGTCGTCGAGAAGCAGCCGCTGACCTCCAACGAGTGGAAGCGGGTGTGGGCGCTCGTCATCCTGTGCATGCTCAACATCGTCTTCTGGGCCGTCTACGAGCAGCAGGGCAACACGATGCAGACGTGGGCCGACGAGAAGACGAACTGGCCGCAGTGGGCCTCCTCGACGTGGTTCCAGTCCGCCAACCCGCTCTTCATCTTCACCTTCGCGCCGCTGCTCGACATCTTCTGGCGGTGGCAGAACAAGCGCGGCTCCGAGCCGTCCTCCGTGGCGAAGATGGCCATCGGCTGTTTCGTGCTGGGCATCTCCTTCGTCGTCATGGTGGCGGGCGCCCGCATCGTGGGCGACGACAAGGGCAGCCTGTTCTGGCCCATCTTCTGTACGCTGCTGCTGACGATTGGTGAGCTCTACCTGTCGCCGATCGGCCTGTCGCTGGTGACCAAGGTGTCGCCGGTGCGCATCGTCTCGCTGATGATGGGCATGTGGTTCCTGTCGAGCTTCTTCGGCAACCTGCTCTCGGGCGTGATCGGCCGCTTCTATACGACGATGTCGAAGGACGCGTTCTTCTTCCTCCTCATGGTGCTCGGCATCTCCGCGGGCGTCGCGATCTGGCTCTTCAACAAGCCGCTGAAGAAGGCCATGGAGCCGGAGGCTCCGCCCGCGGGGACGCCCGCCGTGAGCGGCACGTCCTCGTAG